The Oncorhynchus nerka isolate Pitt River linkage group LG3, Oner_Uvic_2.0, whole genome shotgun sequence genome includes the window ATAACTTCTCATGGGAAGCAACGCTGAAGTAGATTCTCTGGTGATGGACATAAACATTGTGCTCATGTATCTGCCATTCCCAGCCACAAACACTACTTGTAGCTCAGTGCACCAAAGTGCTTAGGGAATTTCTTAGGAATGTTGACCTTGTCTACGGATATATTATTGAAGAGCTTGTGATGCCAGATTCATTATAGAAGGTCTTGTGGTGCTATAAAGAAACAAAGTGAAGAGAGACTCATTTCCAGTTCAAAGTGGACACACCAAAGAACAGTATCAGTCAAatgtttgtacacacctactcattcaaaggtttttctttatttttactattttctacattgtagaataatagggaagacatcaaaactatgaaataacacatatggaattgtgtagtaacccaaaaagtgctaatgaaatcaaaatatatattttagatacttcaaagtagccatccttttccttgatgacagctttgcacacttttgacattctctcaaccagcttcacctggaatgcttttccaacagtcttgaaggagttcccacatatgctgagcacttgttggctgcttttccttcactctgcggtccaactcatcacaagccaggtcatctaatgcagcactccatcactctccttcttggtcaaatagcccttacacagtctggaagtgtgttgggtcattatcctgttgataaacaaatgatagtcccactaagcacaaaccagatgggaaggtgtatcgctgaagaatgctgtgttagccatgctggttaagtgtgccttgaattctaaattaatcacAGATAGTGTCAagagtaaagcacccccacaccatcacacctcctcctccatttttcatggtgggaactacacatgcagagatgatccgttcacctactctgtgtctcacaaagacacggtggttggagccaaaatagtaaaaataaataaaaacccattaatgagtaggtgtggccaagcttttgactggtactgtacatatttaCCTCATAAGACCTTGAGTTCCTCATTGTAATTATGATGAATAAACTCAAATGTTGACTGAAACACCTTTGTTTAAAACAGTGTTTACTCTTTAGGTATACTTTAGGTATACTTTAGGTATACCAACAATAGTTGGAGACACCATATACATTGTCAACCAAGACCATATGTTCCTTATTACAGTGAAACAGCATCAGACCCTGTCCTCCTGAGTGAGGTCCACCAAAAGGCTCTGTCCTTTGGAGATAACTTCACTAAGGGATAACTTCACTAAGGGATAACTTCACTAAGGGGCCTCAACTCACAGGCTTTTGTCATCCTTCTGCTTGATCTCCACCGAGAGGTCTCTGACCATGAAGGACCGCCTGGAGGAGCTGCGTCAGAGGGCCCAGGGTTTTCGGGaggtgagcagagagacagatgatACCCCATTCCCTGAGGAAGATCCTAACCCAGATGCCCCATTGGGGGTTAAGATCGCCGCCACGCAGCAGGCTGTGGTGTTCGAGCAAGAACCAGTCCTGCACAACTTCCTGTCCGAGGCTCAGCATATCCGCGGTGACATCACTGAGCTGGAAACAGAGGTTAGTAAGCTCACATATTCCTCCTATGAGTGGCCGTAACTATATAGACATGTCGACCCGCAAAGCATGCACCTCGGTTGGACTGCAACTGTATGTCCAATTGTCCATGAGAATAATGTTGTGAATTCGGGAGGTGGAAGGATGCTCTATAAATTCTTGTTATTAATTTAAAGTTTGACTgaatcctcttctccttctccccagGTGAAGAAGTTCAGCCAGCAACAAAGGACCCTGGTGGCAACCATGCGTCGTTTCAGTGTGATGAAGAAGGACAGTGATGTGACGACGGACATCAAGCTGCAGGCAGAGAGCATCCACAGACGGCTGGACGCCCTCTCCAAGAAGGCACAGAGTTTAGAAGACATGCAGGGACTGGCTACAGCCACTACACGCATCCAACGCTCCCAACACGCAGCACTACACAGACAATTCCAACAGGTCACTCTCCATGAGTTATTATAACCTTTTATTTCAATGGTGTTTTCTGATGTTTTTCTGACAACACTTGATGAACGTCAGCAAAAATATATGTTGTTAGTCTTAGTTTTTAATATATGCTAGCTAAGCAAACAGTGAAAAGAAATGTCTgtttctggtctaaagtactTTTTCATATTTTACCACTCCTAGGTGATGTGTCTGTACAACAACTCCATCCTCAGTAAACAGGAGCATTGTAAAAACTTCATCATCCGCCAGCTGGAGGTGTTTGGTCGTGACGTCACCGAGGAGGGAGTCGATGAAATGGTTGCCACAGGGAAGTGGGAGGTGTTTAACCAGAACCTCCTCAACGAGGAACGCATCACACGCGCTCAGCTGTCCGAGATCGAGCAGAGACACAAGGTAAGCGTAAGTTTTGATGTGTAAGAAAATGCAAGAATATGTCATTGAAGGTAAAGTTCAGAATCTCAGTAGGCCATGTATGTCTGTGACCGACAAACACTAATGTCTCATGTAATTTACACCAGTTTCACTGTCCGTTCCGACAAATCCTTGACCAATGTTTTGTCTTTATCCTTCATGCAACTGCTATAGGAGCTACTGAATCTGGAGAGCAACATGAAGGAGCTGAGAGAACTGTTCATGGATATCTTTATGTTGGTGGAGGAGCAAGGAGGCTACATAGACAACATCCAGACCAGCGTAGAGAAGACACGGGACTACGTCACCGTCACTAACGAGAAATTTAAAATGGCCACCAGGTACAAGAAGAAGAACCCTCTAAGGAGACTGTGCTGCTGTTGCTGCCCCTGGAGGTGCTGCACATAGAGAAGGGACAAGTCCCCTGAACACTGGAGATAGCCCTGGAGGTTTTTCAGATAGGGAAAGGAAGAGCTCTGGTGTGGAGTGTCTACAGGTATGGGAGGGAAATCTGTAGGGTGGCATGGCAGAACAGTGTTCAGAGAAGATTTAAGCCCATTACAGTGGTCAGAAATCATCCAGGAACAAGAGGTTTGTAAGAGGCTGTGCAGTTGAAGCAGGGTGGGAGTCAGTGTCTCCACTCATGAGGGACAACTTTAACGCAAGACATAATGCATTTTGAGAATCAGCAACACTGCTtacgttttcaaaactgtctcctttttcaaaactctacacacaattcccaaaactgcacacacaaaatgcaaaatgcctcacatctccttcaaaatgtaacactgcattcaaaatgccataaacacacgtcagaatgaagcatttgcatcaaatcgcaaacactgctttcataatacTAAATTTTTGGATATtccatgtaaacactgttgttctaaatctaaagctctttggtctttcataggcttgttgtgtgtgtggggtcccgaggggggggggggggggggcagtccagGAATTGGTGGGGGGTGAGTCACCAGTGCTAAGCTACGCTTTATCTCTTCTCCggcctgggtctggccacaatacttcgtccacatcacaagatacgttttctcttgccaaacatcgagggaattatctcctagcatggcgtatccaaccttggacagaggcaacctctatgtccccacatgcgtcctccattgcctggagaagcggcatgcgggcatagggttggcgatcatacactttccagcgCCAGGCTGAGAAGAATTCCTCTATGGGATTTAGAAAAGGTGAATATGGCGGTAGGTACAAATCTACAAATTGTGGATGGGTGGCAAACCAGTTTTGGACCAGAACAGCCCGgtgaaaactaacattgtcccataaaaccacaaatctagcaggttcctgatctggatcagggacaagcattgtgtaaattgcatccagaaaagtgagcatatggccggtgttgtacggacccagtgtggcattgtgatggaggaccccgttttgagtgatggcagtacacatatttatattacccccacgctgtccagggacattggtAATTGCCCTCTGTCCTATTACATTTCTTCCGCGGCGCCTGGTTTTGATGAGGTTGAAGCCAACCTGAAGGATATACAGATGAGTAAATATGGTATGTCTGAAGTACAGGAAGTAGTGTTGCATACATACCTCTACAAAGTCATGTCGCATATTCTTGACTGTCAGAGTTTCTCTCAAATAGCaccttgtaaagttgtttcatcgtcactcggtgccgttggaggatgcgttgtatggtcgacaggcttacagcattgatgttgttaaatatggtgtcattattcaagatatgctctcttatctctcgaatcctaattgcttttgttggccaaaaccatgtttataattgcagtctcttgtacatctgtaaacaagcgtcctcgtcctccatgatgtctttgcctttccactctgtacagaattcaaacacagtatgtgttcagcataggaactgtaaacaatgtacaaaaaaaatgtagtacagcatgataaccaacctcattcattcaatgcagtgcagtaaatggatggcttagagttacaaatgtttatgcaatactatgcagtcatacgtattttacagtacattactgtaatgctaaaatagtcattagatagttgcatacctgttctcattcctgaaggttcgaattatggccgccactgtaaatcgactcaagttgggctggactctcagtccagcctctctcatggtcaaaccgtggttgatcacatgatcaacaagtgttgccctaatctcatcagagatggctctccttccttctcttctttgccctcgtcc containing:
- the LOC115111878 gene encoding syntaxin-19-like, which produces MKDRLEELRQRAQGFREVSRETDDTPFPEEDPNPDAPLGVKIAATQQAVVFEQEPVLHNFLSEAQHIRGDITELETEVKKFSQQQRTLVATMRRFSVMKKDSDVTTDIKLQAESIHRRLDALSKKAQSLEDMQGLATATTRIQRSQHAALHRQFQQVMCLYNNSILSKQEHCKNFIIRQLEVFGRDVTEEGVDEMVATGKWEVFNQNLLNEERITRAQLSEIEQRHKELLNLESNMKELRELFMDIFMLVEEQGGYIDNIQTSVEKTRDYVTVTNEKFKMATRYKKKNPLRRLCCCCCPWRCCT